In Bubalus kerabau isolate K-KA32 ecotype Philippines breed swamp buffalo chromosome 4, PCC_UOA_SB_1v2, whole genome shotgun sequence, one DNA window encodes the following:
- the LOC129650987 gene encoding tumor necrosis factor receptor superfamily member 10B-like, with protein sequence MEIWVVKKGEEEKNGCTPTKDTECQCKPGTFRGEDAPEFCQKCSTGCPDGKVMVMKCTPWSNIKCVDQESSTLPHGEAPVPGELATMSQRLPITLSPSSGLSRLVIKIVSVIAAVLIGCVWCYFTGLFNECWHKVIGFSSIWWPQTLSNCITTKPRVDTVPGVSYAVVPESLNWPGGSRLNVGGRLAC encoded by the exons ATGgagatctgggtggtgaagaagg gagaagaagaaaaaaatggctgcACCCCGACCAAGGACACTGAGTGTCAGTGCAAACCTGGCACTTTCCGTGGAGAAGATGCCCCTGAATTCTGTCAAAAATGCAGCACCGG GTGCCCTGATGGGAAGGTCATGGTCATGAAATGTACCCCCTGGAGCAACATCAAGTGTGTGGACCAAGAATCAAGTACCCTGCCCCATGGGGAGGCCCCAGTTCCTGGAGAGCTAGCAACCATGAGCCAGAGACTACCCATCACACTCTCTCCCTCATCAGGCCTTTCAAGGCTGGTGATTAAAATTGTATCTGTAATTGCTGCTGTCCTAATCGGATGTGTATGGTGCTACTTTACAG GTCTCTTTAATGAGTGCTGGCACAAGGTGATCGGTTTCTCCAGCATCTGGTGGCCTCAGACCCTCAGTAACTGCATCACAACAAAGCCCAGGGTGGACACGGTCCCCGGTGTGTCCTATGCTGTTGTCCCTGAGTCTCTCAACTGGCCTGGGGGCTCTAGGCTGAATGTAGGAGGGAGACTGGCCTGCTGA